The Muntiacus reevesi chromosome 7, mMunRee1.1, whole genome shotgun sequence genome includes a region encoding these proteins:
- the GREM1 gene encoding gremlin-1 isoform X2, whose amino-acid sequence MSRTAYTVGALLLLLGTLLPAAEGKKKGSQGAIPPPDKAQHNDSEQTQSPQQPGSRNRGRGQGRGTAMPGEEVLESSQEALHVTERKYLKRDWCKTQPLKQTIHEEGCNSRTIINRFCYGQCNSFYIPRHIRKEEGSFQSCSFCKPKKFTTMMVTLNCPELQPPTKKKRVTRVKQCRCISIDLD is encoded by the coding sequence ATGAGCCGCACAGCCTACACTGTGGGAGCCCTGCTTCTCCTCTTGGGGACCCTGCTGCCAGCTGCTGAGGGGAAAAAGAAGGGGTCCCAAGGGGCTATCCCCCCACCAGACAAGGCCCAGCACAATGACTCGGAGCAGACTCAGTCTCCCCAGCAGCCTGGCTCCAGGaaccgggggcggggccaggggcggGGCACCGCCATGCCTGGAGAGGAGGTGCTGGAGTCCAGCCAGGAGGCCCTGCATGTGACCGAGCGCAAATACCTGAAGCGAGACTGGTGCAAAACCCAGCCACTGAAGCAGACCATCCACGAGGAGGGCTGCAACAGCCGCACCATCATCAACCGCTTCTGCTACGGCCAGTGCAACTCCTTCTACATCCCCAGGCACATCCGGAAGGAGGAGGGCTCCTTTCAGTCCTGCTCCTTTTGCAAGCCCAAGAAATTCACCACCATGATGGTCACGCTCAACTGTCCCGAACTCCAGCCACCCACCAAGAAGAAGAGGGTCACGCGTGTCAAGCAGTGTCGTTGCATATCCATCGATTTGGATTAA